TCCTACCTACCCACCGCCGGCCTCGAGGCCCACATCCTGAACTTTGTGCTGGCCATGGAGGGCCAACAGGTGGTGGGGTGTGCAGGCCTGGAAGTGCACCAAGACAGCGGTCTGTTGCGCTCGGTGGTGGTTGCACCGGCCTACCGAGCCCAGGGCCTGGGAACCAAGCTAACCGAAGGCATGATCGAGCTGGCTCAACAAAAAAACCTGACCTCGCTCTCGCTCCTGACCGAGACCGCCCAGGACTATTTTGCCCGCTTTGGCTTTGTGCAGGTGTCGCGCACGGAACTCCCTGCGGCCCTAAATGCCTCGGAGGAACTCCAGGGCGCTTGCCCCGATACCGCTACGGCCATGATGCTCAAGCTCGAGTAGCCGCCAGCATTTGAACTTGTGATAAGACTCGATACATGAACCCATTTTCCAGTCGAAAAACCATGGCATTACCATATCTGATCCTTGAAAATACTCTAGCCCTCGAGCTGTAACGGCCCGCATTGCAGAAGACCGACTGCATCCCATACCACCGAATCCTTAGCCCCCCTATGACCCACCCCTCCCCTAGGGCCTCCTACTATGGCTGGCGCATCGCCTGGGCGCTGGCCCTCACCCAGACCATCGGGTTTGGCGTGTTGCACTATGCTTTCGGCGTCTTTGTGAAGCCGATGGAGGCCGAGCTGGGCTGGAACCGGGCCGAGACCTCGGCGGCTTTCTCGCTGGCCTTACTGGTCTCGGGTTTGGCGGCCATTCCGGTGGGGCGCTGGTTCGACCGACACGGGGCTCGAGCCCTTATGACCGCCGGTTCCATCGGGGGGGCCTTGCTGGTCTGGGGCTGGGCCCAGGTACAAAACCTGACCACCTTTTATCTGCTCTGGGCAGGTCTGGGACTGGCCATGGCCATGGTGCTCTACGAGGTGGCCTTCGCTGTGCTGGCGGTCTGGTTTCGTCGCTACCGCCCCCGGGCCATGCTGGTCGTAACCCTGGTGGCCGGCCTGGCCAGCACTATTTTTGTACCGCTTAGCACCTGGCTGGTGCAGCTTGCGGGCTGGCGCAGTGCGCTGGAAATTCTGGCTCTCATCTTTGCCCTAGGCACCATTCCCCTGCACGCTTTGGTCCTACGGCGGCGGCCAGAGGATATAGGGCAAGTACCGGATGGCGAGGCATTGGCGGCAAGTTCCGCCAGCCCGGCTAATGAACCCAGCATCGGCGCAAAAGAGGCCCTGCGCCAGCCCACCTTCTGGTGGCTTTCGCTGGGGTTTGCCCTGTCCAGGGCCACCAGCATTGCCCTTACGGCCCACATGGTGCCTCTGCTAACCGAGAAAGGCTACACCCCCGCCCTGGTGGCTCTGGCGGCCGGAGGGGTGGGCGTGGTGCAGCTCGCAGGCCGCATCGTCTATACGCCTCTCAGTGAGCGCATCTCGCTCTTTATCCTCAGCAGTGCTTTTCTGGGGGGCTATGCCTTGAGTCTACTTGGCCTGCTGTTTTTACCGGAGGGTGTGGGCCTTTGGGCCTTCGTGCTCTTTTTCGGCCTGGCCAACGGCTCCATCTCCCTAGCCAAACCCGCCCTGGTTGCCGAGACCTATGGGGCGAAGCACTATGGCACCATCAGCGGCAGCATGGCCTCCATTGTGGCCGTGGCCCAGACCCTCGCTCCCTTTGGAGCTGGCGCCCTGCACGGGCTTTCCGGCAACTATAATCTGGCGCTCTGGCTTTTTGCTACCCTAGCGACGATTTCGGCGCTGGCTATATGGCAGGCCCGGCCCCAAACGGTTTCCCCACGGTAAAAGCTGGCAAAGTGAGACGTACAGCCCACCGCACAGCTCTCACAAATAAAACGACCCCCTATTGCCGTTATAGTTGAGGCGTTATGGAAACTGCTCAAAATGCCCCCGAAACGCGCTACTGGGAAAAGGTTCGCACCATTGCAGACACCCTGCGGGAGCTCGAGGGGCCCATCATCGTCGTCTCGCACGTAGATCCCGATGGCGACGCCATTGGCTCTTCGCTGGGGCTGGCCAGAGCCCTCAAGGCGCTGGACAAAAAGGTGACCTGGATTGCAGATCCCCCGCGTTTCCTGCGGTTTTTGGTACGGGAGGACGAGTACAACGACCCTATTGCCCATGTACCGGAAGGGGCCACTTTGGTGGTGCTGGACGCTGCCGAGCCGGGCCGGGTGGCCG
This genomic stretch from Meiothermus sp. harbors:
- the arsN2 gene encoding arsenic resistance N-acetyltransferase ArsN2, with translation MITYCTATSDDLAEIRALLEASYLPTAGLEAHILNFVLAMEGQQVVGCAGLEVHQDSGLLRSVVVAPAYRAQGLGTKLTEGMIELAQQKNLTSLSLLTETAQDYFARFGFVQVSRTELPAALNASEELQGACPDTATAMMLKLE
- a CDS encoding MFS transporter; amino-acid sequence: MTHPSPRASYYGWRIAWALALTQTIGFGVLHYAFGVFVKPMEAELGWNRAETSAAFSLALLVSGLAAIPVGRWFDRHGARALMTAGSIGGALLVWGWAQVQNLTTFYLLWAGLGLAMAMVLYEVAFAVLAVWFRRYRPRAMLVVTLVAGLASTIFVPLSTWLVQLAGWRSALEILALIFALGTIPLHALVLRRRPEDIGQVPDGEALAASSASPANEPSIGAKEALRQPTFWWLSLGFALSRATSIALTAHMVPLLTEKGYTPALVALAAGGVGVVQLAGRIVYTPLSERISLFILSSAFLGGYALSLLGLLFLPEGVGLWAFVLFFGLANGSISLAKPALVAETYGAKHYGTISGSMASIVAVAQTLAPFGAGALHGLSGNYNLALWLFATLATISALAIWQARPQTVSPR